In Microbacterium esteraromaticum, the following proteins share a genomic window:
- a CDS encoding glutamine amidotransferase-related protein, with protein MSSVLYVCVRPERSAADAEHRSFRRGLGLGMLDRLDLLHASLETVEWEQYDGFVIGGSPFNVTDTDKGQHQRAVEHDLERIATRALDGEATALFTCYGIGVVTRMLGGEVHTEQPEQASATTVHLTDAGADDPLFGPSAPSMSVFTAHKESARETPPGAVLLATNDACAVQAYRVGERLYATQFHPEASPQDFADRMAVYRASGYFDPRDYDRTERAILDAAVDGDDLLARFPRLIG; from the coding sequence ATGTCATCGGTGCTGTACGTGTGCGTTCGACCCGAGCGGAGTGCGGCTGACGCCGAGCACCGCTCGTTCCGTCGCGGACTCGGCCTCGGGATGCTGGATCGCCTCGACCTGCTGCACGCCTCGCTCGAGACCGTGGAGTGGGAGCAGTACGACGGGTTCGTCATCGGCGGGTCGCCGTTCAACGTCACGGATACCGACAAGGGTCAGCACCAGAGAGCGGTGGAGCACGACCTCGAGCGCATCGCCACTCGCGCGCTCGACGGCGAGGCGACGGCGCTGTTCACCTGCTACGGAATCGGCGTCGTCACGCGCATGCTGGGCGGCGAGGTGCACACCGAGCAGCCCGAGCAGGCCAGCGCGACGACGGTGCACCTCACCGACGCCGGGGCCGACGACCCCCTGTTCGGCCCGAGCGCGCCGAGCATGTCGGTGTTCACCGCTCACAAGGAGAGCGCTCGAGAGACGCCTCCGGGAGCCGTACTGCTGGCGACCAACGACGCATGCGCCGTGCAGGCGTACCGCGTGGGCGAGCGACTGTACGCCACGCAGTTCCACCCTGAGGCCTCGCCGCAGGACTTCGCCGATCGGATGGCCGTGTACCGCGCATCGGGCTATTTCGACCCGCGCGACTACGACCGCACCGAGCGGGCGATCCTCGACGCAGCCGTCGACGGCGACGACCTGCTCGCGCGCTTCCCCCGGCTCATCGGCTGA
- a CDS encoding glutaminase, which translates to MGATEELLRDARARLTKVPREALGRERTSRWRADRIVRAGFAWHLGVLLLTDDGVLSTAEIVRAAEEVRRGYAAESARARAERRAQARRGGFAEGEVVHVGWQELDVAAVDSGAASGPLALVDGVPSVRWSPGGALVPLRGYLDERIALALGG; encoded by the coding sequence ATGGGCGCCACCGAGGAACTGCTGCGGGATGCACGCGCGCGTCTGACCAAGGTGCCGCGCGAGGCGCTTGGTCGCGAGCGCACCTCGCGCTGGCGTGCGGACCGGATCGTGCGAGCCGGATTCGCCTGGCACCTCGGCGTTCTGCTGCTCACCGACGACGGCGTGCTGTCGACGGCTGAGATCGTGCGAGCCGCAGAAGAGGTGCGCCGCGGGTATGCGGCCGAGTCCGCGCGTGCACGGGCCGAGCGACGGGCGCAGGCCCGCCGGGGTGGCTTCGCCGAGGGTGAGGTGGTGCACGTGGGCTGGCAGGAGCTCGACGTCGCCGCGGTCGATTCCGGCGCGGCATCCGGCCCCCTGGCGCTGGTCGACGGCGTTCCGAGCGTTCGCTGGTCGCCCGGCGGTGCACTCGTGCCGCTGCGGGGCTACCTCGACGAGCGCATCGCGCTCGCGCTGGGTGGCTGA
- the purU gene encoding formyltetrahydrofolate deformylase has product MPQTDTARLLIACDDQPGIVAAVAGVLASHGANIISLDQHSTDEEGGRFFQRTVIHLDGLAAKRPELEASLGEVAERFGMEWSLHDTAKRKRVAIFVSKYDHCLMELLWRTQRGELDIDVTMVISNHPDLAESVRSFGVPFVHIPSGDKAAMEARQIELLQGNVDLVVLARYMQILTDGFIERLGAPVINIHHSFLPAFIGANPYARAKDRGVKLIGATAHYATADLDEGPIIEQDVTRVTHAESAAELQRRGADVERYVLARAVKWHAEDRVIVHGRSTVIL; this is encoded by the coding sequence ATGCCGCAGACCGACACCGCACGCCTTCTCATCGCCTGCGACGACCAGCCCGGGATCGTCGCGGCCGTCGCCGGAGTGCTGGCGTCGCACGGGGCGAACATCATCTCGCTCGACCAGCACTCCACCGACGAGGAGGGCGGCAGGTTCTTCCAGCGCACCGTGATCCACCTCGACGGTCTCGCGGCCAAGCGCCCCGAGCTCGAGGCGTCGCTCGGCGAGGTGGCCGAGCGCTTCGGGATGGAGTGGTCGCTGCACGACACCGCCAAGCGCAAGCGCGTCGCGATCTTCGTCTCGAAGTACGACCACTGCCTGATGGAGTTGCTGTGGCGCACCCAGCGCGGAGAGCTCGACATCGACGTGACCATGGTGATCTCGAACCACCCCGACCTGGCCGAGTCGGTGCGGTCGTTCGGCGTGCCCTTCGTGCACATCCCGTCGGGCGACAAGGCGGCGATGGAGGCACGCCAGATCGAGCTGCTGCAGGGCAACGTCGACCTCGTCGTGCTCGCGCGGTACATGCAGATCCTGACCGACGGGTTCATCGAGCGCCTCGGGGCCCCGGTGATCAACATCCACCACTCGTTCCTGCCTGCGTTCATCGGCGCGAACCCGTACGCTCGCGCGAAGGACCGAGGCGTCAAGCTCATCGGCGCGACCGCGCACTATGCGACCGCAGACCTCGACGAGGGGCCGATCATCGAGCAGGACGTCACCAGGGTGACGCACGCCGAGTCGGCGGCCGAGCTGCAGCGTCGGGGCGCAGATGTCGAGCGCTACGTGCTCGCCCGCGCCGTCAAGTGGCACGCCGAGGATCGCGTGATCGTGCACGGCCGCTCGACCGTCATCCTCTGA
- a CDS encoding NAD(P)H-dependent flavin oxidoreductase yields the protein MTDLRDTDLRELLGIRHPVVLGPFGGLSSVALTAAVSEAGGLGSYGLYGYDGERIRETAAALRAATSAPFALNIWLPTGDEVAPGDEHDRQAAALADFFDEVGIDPPARPERYLPALDEQLDAIWQAAPAALSVVFGVPSAELVDEARSRGIRIIGTATTVAEARALDASGVDAIVATGAEAAGHRVSFLRPAEESLVGLISLLPQVVDAVRVPVIAAGGIADRRGVAAAFALGASGVQIGTSFLVTDESAASAAHRAAIRSTAADESVLTRAMSGRLARGAANRAVREIEASGAIAPFPAQNWLTGRFRAVAGQRGMGELQSLWLGQSAPLARGRTASEVFAELVAGVPA from the coding sequence ATGACTGACCTGCGCGACACGGACCTGCGTGAACTGCTCGGCATCCGGCATCCCGTCGTCCTCGGGCCGTTCGGCGGACTCTCGTCCGTCGCGCTGACCGCGGCGGTGAGCGAAGCGGGCGGACTGGGCTCGTACGGTCTGTACGGGTACGACGGCGAGCGCATCCGTGAGACGGCCGCTGCGCTGCGCGCCGCGACCTCCGCTCCCTTCGCCCTGAACATCTGGCTCCCGACCGGAGACGAAGTCGCGCCGGGGGACGAGCACGACCGTCAGGCGGCGGCGCTCGCCGACTTCTTCGACGAGGTCGGCATCGACCCGCCCGCCAGACCCGAACGGTACCTGCCGGCCCTCGACGAGCAACTCGACGCGATCTGGCAGGCGGCCCCCGCAGCGTTGAGCGTGGTCTTCGGCGTCCCCTCCGCCGAACTGGTGGACGAGGCCCGCAGCCGCGGCATCCGGATCATCGGCACGGCGACGACGGTCGCCGAAGCGCGGGCGCTCGACGCGAGCGGGGTTGATGCGATCGTCGCCACTGGCGCCGAGGCCGCCGGGCACAGAGTGTCGTTCCTGCGTCCGGCCGAGGAGTCGCTCGTCGGGCTCATCTCGCTGCTGCCGCAGGTCGTGGATGCGGTACGGGTGCCCGTCATCGCGGCCGGCGGCATCGCCGACCGCCGCGGCGTCGCCGCCGCGTTCGCGCTCGGCGCGTCGGGCGTTCAGATCGGCACGTCGTTCCTCGTCACCGACGAGTCGGCCGCCAGCGCCGCGCACCGAGCGGCGATCCGCTCCACGGCGGCAGACGAGAGCGTGCTCACTCGCGCGATGAGCGGACGCCTCGCGCGCGGAGCGGCCAACCGCGCAGTCCGCGAGATCGAGGCATCCGGAGCCATCGCCCCCTTCCCGGCGCAGAACTGGCTGACCGGTCGCTTCCGCGCCGTCGCGGGGCAGCGGGGAATGGGCGAGCTGCAGTCGCTGTGGCTCGGGCAGTCGGCGCCGCTGGCGCGGGGACGCACGGCGTCCGAGGTGTTCGCCGAGCTGGTCGCGGGCGTTCCGGCCTGA
- a CDS encoding SDR family oxidoreductase: MSDTTPDPRHQHHDENFPPQQQTQPGLTDETAPTPDHGESSYEGHGRLTGRRALITGGDSGIGRAVAIAFAREGADVAIVHMPEEQKDADDTVALITDAGRQGLSIAGDLREEQFAEDAVTRAREAFGGLDIVVLNAAYQHDVDGFETLKSEEMRRVFDTNLLGTLFTARAAYPHLEEGASIIVTASIQAYSPSPGLIDYAMTKAAQVAFVKALASEAGERGIRVNAVAPGPIWTPLIPATGWDDTKVEQFGSDTPLGRAGQPAELAGAYVYLAAAESSYTSGTVLAVTGGKAL; the protein is encoded by the coding sequence ATGAGCGACACCACCCCAGATCCTCGCCACCAGCACCACGACGAGAACTTCCCCCCTCAGCAGCAGACCCAGCCCGGCCTCACCGACGAGACCGCGCCCACGCCCGACCACGGCGAATCCAGCTACGAGGGGCATGGCCGTCTTACAGGCCGTCGCGCCCTCATCACCGGAGGCGACTCGGGCATCGGCCGCGCCGTCGCCATCGCGTTCGCCCGTGAGGGCGCCGACGTCGCGATCGTGCACATGCCCGAGGAGCAGAAGGACGCCGACGACACCGTCGCGCTCATCACCGATGCCGGCCGCCAGGGCCTCAGCATCGCGGGCGATCTGCGCGAAGAGCAGTTCGCCGAAGATGCGGTCACCCGCGCACGGGAGGCCTTCGGCGGTCTCGACATCGTCGTGCTCAACGCGGCCTACCAGCACGACGTCGACGGATTCGAGACGCTGAAGTCCGAAGAGATGCGGCGAGTGTTCGACACCAACCTGCTCGGCACGCTCTTCACGGCGCGCGCCGCCTACCCCCACCTCGAGGAGGGCGCGAGCATCATCGTGACCGCCTCGATCCAGGCCTACAGCCCGTCGCCTGGCCTGATCGACTACGCCATGACGAAGGCCGCCCAGGTGGCCTTCGTCAAGGCGCTCGCATCCGAGGCGGGTGAGCGCGGCATCCGCGTGAACGCCGTCGCACCGGGGCCCATCTGGACCCCGCTCATCCCGGCCACCGGCTGGGACGACACGAAGGTCGAGCAGTTCGGCAGCGACACCCCGCTGGGCAGGGCCGGTCAGCCGGCCGAGCTCGCCGGAGCGTACGTGTACCTGGCCGCGGCCGAGTCTTCGTACACCTCGGGCACGGTGCTCGCGGTGACAGGAGGTAAGGCGCTGTGA
- a CDS encoding alpha-amylase family glycosyl hydrolase has translation MNPADTSDLWWRTAVIYCLDVETFQDSDGDGHGDFAGLTRRIDDLDALGVTCIWLMPFQPTPERDDGYDISDFYSVDPRFGDLGRVVEAIRVAHDRGIRVVIDLVINHTSDRHPWFVSARRSRTSPFRDYYVWRDKPPRKKEQLVFPGEETSMWEYDERTEQYFRHSFYRHQPDLNFANPDVRAEVARIIGFWLKLGVDGFRVDAVPFLITGEGIADEQDPHSFLRELRRFVSRREASAMLLGEVGLSHEEQLDYFGDDGTELDLQFDFLTTAKLFLALSRQQATPLAEVLAARPTVDARYGWAIFLRHHDELNLGLLDDAEMQEVFDTFAPEPDQRIYGRGIVRRLAPMLESDPRRLRLAYSLLFSLPGAPMIFYGEEIGMGELSTDLGRGAVRGPMQWDAGPLGGFTTSKPSKLRRPVAGGAYAPAHVNVHDQRRDPNSLWSFVALLADRYRSTPEIAWGEVRVQDAGDPRVLVHQATYGDVTFVAVHNFSAEPVTAHLEPLAEGCTATVLLEHSGSAPQSDHTEQLLDGYGFRWFRVSPDAGSVA, from the coding sequence GTGAACCCCGCCGACACCAGCGACCTGTGGTGGCGGACCGCCGTCATCTACTGCCTCGACGTCGAGACGTTCCAGGACTCCGACGGCGACGGGCACGGTGACTTCGCGGGGCTGACCCGCCGCATCGACGACCTCGACGCGCTGGGCGTCACCTGCATCTGGCTCATGCCCTTCCAGCCGACTCCAGAGCGCGACGACGGCTACGACATCTCCGACTTCTACAGCGTCGATCCCCGCTTCGGCGATCTGGGCCGGGTCGTCGAGGCCATCCGCGTGGCTCACGACCGCGGCATCCGGGTGGTGATCGACCTCGTCATCAACCACACCTCCGACCGTCATCCGTGGTTCGTGTCGGCCCGGCGCTCGCGCACGTCGCCGTTCCGCGACTACTACGTGTGGCGCGACAAGCCGCCGCGCAAGAAGGAGCAGCTCGTGTTCCCCGGAGAGGAGACGAGCATGTGGGAGTACGACGAGCGCACCGAGCAGTACTTCCGGCACAGCTTCTATCGCCACCAGCCCGATCTCAACTTCGCGAACCCCGACGTGCGTGCCGAGGTCGCTCGCATCATCGGCTTCTGGCTGAAGCTCGGGGTCGACGGATTCCGCGTCGACGCGGTGCCGTTCCTGATCACCGGCGAGGGCATCGCCGACGAGCAGGATCCCCACTCGTTCCTGCGCGAGCTGCGGCGCTTCGTCAGCAGGCGCGAAGCCTCGGCGATGCTGCTCGGCGAAGTGGGACTCTCGCACGAGGAGCAGCTCGATTACTTCGGCGACGACGGCACCGAGCTCGATCTGCAGTTCGACTTCCTCACGACGGCGAAGCTGTTCCTCGCGCTGAGCCGCCAGCAGGCGACCCCGCTCGCGGAGGTGCTCGCCGCGCGGCCGACCGTCGACGCGAGATACGGGTGGGCGATCTTCCTGCGGCATCACGACGAGCTCAACCTCGGGCTGCTCGACGACGCAGAGATGCAGGAGGTGTTCGACACCTTCGCCCCCGAGCCCGACCAGCGCATCTACGGTCGGGGCATCGTGCGCCGTCTCGCGCCCATGCTCGAGTCGGATCCGCGGCGGCTGCGCCTGGCGTACAGCCTGCTGTTCTCGCTGCCGGGAGCGCCGATGATCTTCTACGGCGAGGAGATCGGCATGGGTGAGCTGAGCACGGATCTCGGCAGGGGAGCGGTGCGCGGACCCATGCAGTGGGACGCCGGTCCCCTCGGCGGGTTCACGACCTCGAAGCCATCGAAGCTGCGCCGGCCGGTCGCCGGCGGCGCGTACGCGCCGGCTCACGTGAACGTGCACGACCAGCGGCGCGATCCGAACTCGCTGTGGTCATTCGTGGCGCTGCTGGCCGACCGCTACCGCTCCACCCCCGAGATCGCGTGGGGGGAGGTGCGGGTACAGGATGCCGGTGATCCGCGCGTGCTCGTGCACCAGGCCACCTATGGCGACGTGACCTTCGTCGCCGTGCACAACTTCTCGGCCGAGCCGGTGACCGCGCATCTCGAGCCTCTGGCTGAGGGATGCACGGCCACCGTGCTGCTCGAGCACTCCGGCAGCGCCCCGCAGAGCGACCACACCGAGCAGCTGCTGGACGGCTACGGGTTCCGCTGGTTCCGCGTCTCGCCGGATGCGGGGTCGGTCGCCTGA
- a CDS encoding TIGR03885 family FMN-dependent LLM class oxidoreductase: MTRIGFHASHEQHAPGRLLRDLTHAERIGFDEAMCSDHLAPWLKAQGQSGHAWSWLGAALALTRFRIGVVTAPGQRYHPVILAQALATLSEMFPERVWAALGSGEALNEHVTGDDWPRKEERDERLRASADVMRRLLAGEQVDADGHVRVHEAKLWSLPETPPPLLAAGISTRTATEVARWADGLITVGADPAATAQTRTAYREAGGRGDLLLQIHISLEDTEEQALAAAREQWAQATVPPQLMWELHDPAEFEAHADPTDQKLREAVVVGSDAADVADRIAAVADGFDGVFLHQVGRDQRSFLDRCERELLPLLRERL, encoded by the coding sequence ATGACTCGCATCGGGTTCCACGCCTCGCACGAGCAGCACGCACCAGGCAGACTGCTGCGCGATCTCACGCACGCCGAGCGCATCGGCTTCGACGAGGCGATGTGCTCCGACCACCTCGCCCCCTGGCTGAAGGCGCAAGGGCAGTCCGGTCACGCCTGGTCGTGGCTCGGCGCTGCGCTCGCCCTGACGCGCTTCCGGATCGGCGTCGTGACGGCTCCCGGTCAGCGCTACCATCCGGTGATCCTGGCGCAGGCGCTCGCCACACTGAGCGAGATGTTCCCCGAGCGCGTCTGGGCCGCTCTCGGCAGCGGTGAGGCGCTCAACGAGCACGTCACCGGCGACGACTGGCCACGCAAGGAGGAGCGCGATGAGCGGCTGCGTGCCTCGGCGGATGTGATGCGCCGACTGCTCGCGGGCGAGCAGGTCGACGCCGACGGGCACGTGCGCGTGCACGAGGCGAAGCTCTGGTCGCTGCCCGAGACGCCCCCGCCGCTGCTGGCCGCCGGCATCAGCACTCGCACCGCGACCGAGGTGGCGAGGTGGGCCGATGGGCTGATCACCGTCGGTGCCGATCCCGCGGCCACTGCGCAGACGCGGACCGCGTACCGGGAAGCAGGGGGCCGCGGTGATCTGCTGCTGCAGATCCACATCAGCCTCGAGGACACCGAGGAGCAGGCGCTCGCAGCGGCGCGCGAGCAGTGGGCGCAGGCGACGGTGCCCCCTCAGCTCATGTGGGAGCTGCACGACCCCGCCGAGTTCGAGGCACACGCAGATCCGACCGACCAGAAGCTGCGCGAAGCGGTCGTCGTCGGCTCGGATGCCGCCGATGTCGCCGATCGCATCGCCGCCGTCGCGGACGGATTCGACGGGGTATTCCTGCATCAGGTGGGACGCGATCAGCGCAGCTTCCTCGACCGCTGCGAGCGGGAGCTGCTGCCGCTGCTGCGGGAGCGGCTGTGA
- a CDS encoding ATP-dependent DNA ligase, which produces MGKFVYEGSVKTEIEDRALTHLQLVMTAKLRRGEPFPFSWREDASVGGGRTTVWVQPSSSLVFKYFGSRQPAINRAWIEALAYTANTPTGLHMVPEPPDDPNAGAEG; this is translated from the coding sequence TTGGGAAAGTTCGTTTATGAGGGCTCGGTGAAGACCGAGATCGAGGACCGCGCCCTGACGCACCTGCAGCTCGTGATGACCGCGAAGCTGCGCCGGGGGGAGCCGTTCCCGTTCAGCTGGCGCGAAGACGCCAGCGTCGGCGGCGGGCGCACGACCGTCTGGGTGCAGCCCAGCAGCTCGCTGGTGTTCAAGTACTTCGGGAGTCGTCAGCCGGCGATCAACCGCGCCTGGATCGAGGCGCTCGCCTACACCGCCAACACGCCGACCGGCCTGCACATGGTTCCGGAGCCGCCGGACGACCCGAACGCGGGCGCCGAGGGCTGA
- a CDS encoding DUF6766 family protein, with protein sequence MKRFVRDNGLSLFFFAIFLLALLGQSVAGLLRTNQELAEHGRPLETYWSFVFSSDFVVDVAENWQSEFLQFLLFIAATVWLVQRGSPESKKPGDEGVDSDENQKVGAYAPANGPRWARVTGWRRTVYENSLVLVMGAIFFMSWLVQSLSGVVVMNEENAQHGEPAITWAQYIVSPEFWDRTLQNWQSEFLAVGSMVAFSIFLRQRGSSESKPVGLPHAVSAQESE encoded by the coding sequence ATGAAGAGATTCGTTCGCGACAACGGCCTCAGCCTCTTCTTCTTCGCGATCTTCCTGCTGGCGCTGCTCGGGCAGTCGGTGGCAGGCCTGCTTCGCACCAACCAGGAGCTCGCAGAGCACGGCCGGCCGCTCGAGACCTACTGGTCTTTCGTGTTCTCGAGCGACTTCGTGGTCGACGTCGCCGAGAACTGGCAGAGCGAGTTCCTGCAGTTCCTGCTCTTCATCGCGGCGACCGTGTGGCTCGTCCAGCGGGGCTCACCCGAGTCGAAGAAGCCGGGCGACGAGGGCGTCGACAGCGACGAGAACCAGAAGGTCGGCGCGTACGCCCCCGCGAACGGTCCGCGTTGGGCGCGGGTCACCGGGTGGCGTCGAACCGTGTACGAGAACTCGCTCGTGCTCGTGATGGGCGCGATCTTCTTCATGTCGTGGTTAGTGCAGTCGCTGAGCGGCGTGGTGGTGATGAACGAGGAGAACGCGCAGCACGGTGAGCCGGCCATCACCTGGGCGCAGTACATCGTCTCGCCGGAGTTCTGGGACCGCACCCTGCAGAACTGGCAGAGCGAGTTCCTCGCGGTGGGCTCGATGGTCGCGTTCTCGATCTTCCTGCGCCAGCGAGGCTCGTCGGAGTCGAAGCCCGTCGGCCTGCCGCATGCGGTGTCGGCGCAGGAGTCGGAGTGA
- a CDS encoding CBS domain-containing protein: MTQTRDIMTPNAQCIGENDALSIAAERMRELDVGALPICGEDGRLKGMLTDRDIVVKAIASGLDPETTNAGRLANGVPVMAAPDDDIERVLALMREHRIRRVPVLDEHRLVGMISQADIARHLEPSTTGETVEVISR, translated from the coding sequence ATGACCCAGACGCGAGACATCATGACGCCGAACGCGCAATGCATCGGCGAGAACGACGCACTCTCGATCGCCGCGGAGAGGATGCGCGAGCTCGACGTCGGCGCTCTTCCCATCTGCGGTGAGGACGGACGGCTGAAGGGGATGCTGACCGATCGCGACATCGTCGTGAAGGCCATCGCCTCCGGCCTCGATCCCGAGACCACGAACGCGGGTCGTCTGGCCAACGGGGTACCCGTGATGGCCGCGCCCGACGATGACATCGAGCGTGTGCTGGCCCTCATGCGAGAGCACCGCATCCGCCGTGTGCCGGTTCTCGACGAGCACCGGCTGGTCGGCATGATCAGCCAGGCCGACATCGCCCGCCACCTCGAGCCGTCGACGACAGGCGAGACCGTCGAGGTCATCTCGCGCTGA
- a CDS encoding FHA domain-containing protein has protein sequence MSEHTAGASPAHSAPEIDDQLDQLEESDGEQPTTTHAEWGAGDPHLRITSPEGDRTVFPLREDRVTVGSGADCSLRIPDADAVHATIVHDERDEYVLTLHGAGEMNANPTPGEAGDRSEILRTGAHFTVAGWNLVFGREEYADHGRPFGGREGGELDDQPPQPMRPDYRDERADDESGSGLEVKDG, from the coding sequence ATGTCCGAGCACACCGCCGGCGCATCGCCGGCCCACAGCGCTCCCGAGATCGACGATCAGCTCGACCAGCTCGAGGAGTCCGACGGCGAGCAGCCCACGACGACCCACGCCGAGTGGGGTGCGGGTGACCCGCATCTCCGCATCACCAGCCCTGAGGGCGACCGCACCGTGTTCCCGCTCCGCGAGGACCGCGTGACGGTCGGGTCAGGCGCGGACTGCTCGCTGCGCATCCCCGATGCCGATGCCGTGCACGCGACGATCGTGCACGACGAGCGCGATGAGTACGTGCTGACCCTGCACGGTGCCGGCGAGATGAACGCGAACCCGACGCCGGGTGAGGCGGGCGACCGCAGCGAGATCCTGCGCACCGGCGCCCACTTCACCGTGGCTGGGTGGAATCTCGTCTTCGGGCGCGAGGAGTACGCAGACCACGGCCGTCCGTTCGGCGGCCGCGAGGGCGGCGAGCTCGACGACCAGCCGCCGCAGCCCATGCGTCCCGACTACCGCGACGAGCGCGCCGACGACGAGAGCGGCAGCGGCCTCGAGGTGAAGGACGGCTGA
- a CDS encoding DUF6412 domain-containing protein has protein sequence MIDAIRMLLHALLVALGAVPLPDALTAGGVLGIAAILVAATVLVIALAVLMPRFGIRSAPHPRRAIDVSTLLAQSDPDAAGHPRPRAPGVAPAA, from the coding sequence ATGATCGACGCGATCCGGATGCTGCTGCACGCGCTGCTCGTCGCGCTCGGCGCCGTCCCCCTTCCCGATGCGCTCACAGCGGGTGGCGTGCTCGGCATCGCCGCGATCCTCGTCGCGGCGACCGTGCTCGTGATCGCGCTCGCCGTGCTGATGCCCCGTTTCGGCATCCGGTCGGCGCCGCACCCGCGTCGCGCCATTGATGTGTCCACGCTGCTCGCGCAGAGCGATCCGGATGCCGCAGGTCACCCGCGTCCGCGAGCGCCTGGCGTCGCGCCCGCCGCCTGA
- a CDS encoding YidC/Oxa1 family membrane protein insertase — MDIFAFPPLTLLLDSAYSALLALSALLEPVGRSASAALAVVIVTLAVRAALIPVGVSQARAEQLRARLAPRLRTLQQRHGGDRERLQRETLALYRDEQASPLAGCLPLAVQAAVVGILYTLFLRPEIAGHPNELLAHDLLGAPLGSSLISAIGGGLDAPTALVWAVVLVVITIVADITRRVFRPQVPDDGPLAAPGMLGVMNALHYLTAVFAVFVPLAAALYLVVTVTWTLVQRWALRRRYPLPAA; from the coding sequence ATGGACATCTTCGCCTTCCCTCCGCTGACCCTTCTTCTCGACTCCGCGTACTCCGCCCTTCTCGCCCTCTCCGCACTCCTCGAACCGGTCGGCCGCTCCGCATCCGCCGCTCTTGCCGTCGTGATCGTCACGCTCGCCGTGCGGGCGGCCCTCATCCCCGTGGGCGTCTCGCAGGCGAGGGCCGAGCAGCTGCGCGCCCGGCTCGCCCCGCGACTGCGCACGCTGCAGCAGAGGCACGGCGGCGACCGCGAGCGGCTGCAGCGCGAGACCCTCGCGCTGTACCGCGACGAGCAGGCCTCGCCCCTCGCCGGGTGCCTCCCGCTTGCGGTGCAGGCGGCGGTCGTCGGCATCCTCTACACGCTGTTCCTTCGCCCTGAGATCGCCGGGCACCCGAACGAGCTGCTCGCACACGACCTGCTCGGTGCACCGCTGGGGTCGTCGCTGATCAGCGCGATCGGCGGCGGCCTCGATGCGCCGACCGCACTCGTCTGGGCGGTGGTGCTGGTGGTGATCACGATCGTCGCCGACATCACCCGCCGCGTGTTCCGCCCGCAGGTGCCCGACGACGGTCCCCTCGCGGCCCCCGGCATGCTCGGCGTGATGAACGCACTGCACTACCTGACGGCCGTCTTCGCGGTGTTCGTTCCCCTCGCGGCGGCGCTGTATCTCGTGGTCACTGTGACCTGGACCCTCGTGCAGCGATGGGCGCTGCGGCGGAGGTACCCGCTGCCCGCCGCATGA